A genomic window from Astatotilapia calliptera chromosome 12, fAstCal1.2, whole genome shotgun sequence includes:
- the LOC113033172 gene encoding nuclear factor 7, ovary-like has protein sequence MAEKLRLFENYLSCHVCSETFRDPVSLSCNHSFCSSCLQKFWEQTKNKNCPICKRKSSKDFYLVNFTLKELADSFSGRQKSGSSETEKGEKKLTVVCSKHEEVPKLFCVDEQRAVCPVCDFSLHQSHKVVPVEEAVSDLKEQLKSDLKSLQDKRNKYKQVEETYNEVIQHSKKQLLSTERQIRAEFNKLQQFLKEEEESRLAALREEEEQKGRTISREMKMIEEQISSLSDSISAVEEELQKHSVPFLSSYKDTQSRARAQSSVSDPQLVSGALIDVAKHLGNLSFRVWEKMKEKVHFSPVILDPNTASGWLYLSDDLTSVRRGDTWQKLPDNPERNTKYATVFGSEGFSSGKHSWEVEVGDHPRWNVGLVKESVDRKGECPASPKYGTWCLLHNSGKYNNGDGQTVKVKKSLQRIRVQLDYDRGDVSFYDPEDMTHIYTYRDTFTEKLFPYFHIWKAGDVKTSDIKICQTEI, from the coding sequence ATGGCTGAGAAACTTAGACTTTTTGAAAACTATCTGAGCTGCCATGTGTGTTCAGAGACTTTCAGAGAtcctgtgtctctgagctgcAACCACAGCTTCTGTTCAAGCTGCCTGCAGAAATTCTGggaacaaactaaaaacaaaaactgtcccatttgtaaaagaaaatcttCAAAAGATTTTTATCTTGTGAACTTTACACTGAAAGAACTTGCTGACTCCTTTTCTGGAAGACAGAAATCTGGATCATCTGAgacagaaaaaggagagaagaagttAACAGTGGTGTGCAGTAAACATGAGGAAGTGCCTAAACTGTTCTGTGTGGACGAGCAGAGAgctgtgtgtcctgtgtgtgaCTTTTCTCTCCACCAGAGTCACAAAGTGGTTCCTGTAGAAGAAGCAGTCAGTGACCTGAAGGAGCAGCTGAAATCTGACTTAAAGTCTCTGCAGGACAAGaggaacaaatacaaacaagtgGAGGAAACATACAATGAAGTGATTCAACACTCCAAGAAGCAGCTGTTGTCCACAGAGAGGCAGATCAGAGCAGAGTTCAACAAGCTCCAGCAGTtcctgaaagaggaagaggagtccAGACTGGCAGctctgagggaggaagaggagcagaagggGAGGACTATCAGCAGAGAGATGAAGATGATTGAGGAGCAGATCTCCTCTCTGTCAGACAGCATCTCTGCTGTTGAAgaagagctgcagaaacacagcgtGCCATTCCTCAGCAGTTATAAAGACACTCAGAGCAGAGCCAGAGCCCAGAGCTCAGTGTCAGATCCACAGCTGGTCTCAGGAGCACTGATAGATGtggccaaacacctgggcaacctgtCCTTCAGAGTGTGGGAGAAGATGAAGGAGAAGGTCCACTTCAGTCCTGtcattctggacccaaacactgcaAGTGGCTGGCTCTATCTGTCTGATgatctgaccagtgtgagaCGTGGAGACACATGGCAGAagcttcctgataatccagagagAAACACTAAGTATGCCACTGTTTTTGGCTCTGAGGGCTTCAGttcagggaaacacagctgggaggtggaggtgggagACCATCCACGCTGGAATGTGGGTTTAGTTAAAGAATCAGTTGACAGAAAGGGAGAGTGTCCTGCTTCACCAAAATATGGAACCTGGTGTTTACTGCATAACAGTGGAAAATACAATAATGGTGATGGTCAGACTGTGAAAGTGAAGAAGAGTCTCCAGAGGATCAGAGTCCAGCTGGACTATGACAGGGGGGATGTGTCCTTCTATGACCCTGAAGACATGACTCACATCTACACTTACAGAGACACTTTCACTGAGAAACTCTTcccatattttcatatttggaaAGCAGGAGACGTCAAAACCTCTGATATCAAAATCTGTCAGACTGAGATTTGA